A DNA window from Camelina sativa cultivar DH55 chromosome 17, Cs, whole genome shotgun sequence contains the following coding sequences:
- the LOC104759750 gene encoding uncharacterized protein LOC104759750 — MPPKRGGKTAARVQPRVRAESPVRDEQPEVVHANVARAGEANEMAMFEQFRRFQEFMQREPNLRGAPEVVPPQQDAPHHDAPERVVPPQQPPPPPPLVQVQGPSYWEAMRNLKDMGMEPFGGKSNPIDADNWRKRLERNFDNARCPHEYRLDLAVQYLKDEALVWWEKVVDQAHGRYELTWADFKTEFSRKYFPREAMDRMEEEFLELRQGTMTVREYDREFDRLSRFAGRFMNEDELIRRFLRGLRIELKNRCEMYDYRSKIDLVEKAANLEIGLEKEMSQNKAAQARLAKGSSSNKRTWDATTVGTPLMCFGCNQPGHVLKDCTRTRTIKSCYECGQEGHIARFCPRKVGRQQVNNRPREQLPPPPKRQNVGPRVMMAETEEDEDNEPITGLVLVGGWNAYTLFYTGATLSCVKPGVTQNWSFDGEFIPKAKRIGTVGKEKLGSTGVHKDVPIMINGEVLVGILAEMEINHYDVILGMNWLKKHQAVLDCHRARVHLSRPEGKITFQGVKMGGGFSIISMMQPEELIEKGNDAFLATISVVGEEMELGVDNIPIVAEYADVFESLKGPLSLSL, encoded by the exons ATGCCGCCAAAACGTGGAGGGAAAACCGCAGCTAGAGTGCAGCCAAGAGTGAGGGCTGAGAGCCCAGTGCGTGATGAACAGCCGGAAGTCGTGCATGCTAATGTAGCTCGAGCAGGGGAAGCTAATGAGATGGCTATGTTTGAGCAATTTCGCCGGTTCCAGGAATTCATGCAAAGGGAGCCAAATTTGAGAGGAGCACCAGAGGTGGTTCCACCGCAGCAGGATGCACCACATCATGATGCACCAGAAAGGGTAGTCCCGCCTCAGCAaccaccaccgcctccaccGCTGGTCCAGGTGCAGGGTCCGTCATACTGGGAGGCCATGAGAAATTTGAAGGACATGGGCATGGAGCCTTTTGGTGGAAAGTCTAATCCTATTGATGCTGACAATTGGAGGAAGAGACTGGAGAGGAATTTTGATAATGCTCGGTGTCCGCATGAGTATCGCTTGGACTTGGCAGTGCAGTATCTGAAGGATGAGGCATTGGTATGGTGGGAGAAGGTGGTAGACCAGGCACATGGACGATATGAGCTGACTTGGGCAGATTTCAAGACCGAATTCTCAAGGAAGTATTTTCCCAGAGAGGCTATGGATCGTATGGAGGAGGAGTTCCTGGAACTTCGTCAGGGCACCATGACTGTGAGGGAGTATGACAGGGAGTTTGATCGACTGAGCAGGTTTGCTGGCAGATTCATGAATGAGGATGAGTTAATTCGCAGGTTTCTGAGAGGTTTGAGGATTGAGCTCAAGAATCGATGTGAGATGTATGACTACCGCAGTAAGATTGACTTGGTAGAGAAAGCTGCTAATTTGGAGATTGGGTTGGAAAAGGAGATGAGTCAGAACAAGGCAGCACAGGCGAGACTTGCAAAGGGTTCTAGCTCTAATAAGAGGACTTGGGATGCAACAACTGTGGGAACTCCATTAATGTGTTTCGGGTGCAACCAGCCGGGTCATGTTCTGAAGGATTGTACTCGAACTAGGACCATCAAGAGTTGTTATGAATGCGGTCAGGAAGGACACATTGCAAGATTTTGCCCGAGAAAAGTTGGGAGACAGCAGGTCAACAATCGTCCTAGAGAGCAGTTGCCACCACCTCCAAAACGTCAAAATGTTGGACCTCGTGTGATGATGGCTGAGACTGAGGAGGATGAGGACAATGAGCCAATCACTG GATTGGTTTTAGTGGGAGGATGGAATGCTTACACCCTATTTTATACTGGAGCTACCCTCAGTTGTGTTAAGCCAGGCGTTACTCAGAATTGGAGCTTTGATGGTGAATTTATCCCAAAGGCAAAGAGGATTGGTACTGTGGGAAAGGAAAAGTTGGGTTCTACCGGAGTTCACAAGGATGTTCCTATCATGATAAACGGAGAAGTACTGGTCGGGATTCTTGCAGAAATGGAGATTAATCATTATGACGTTATTCTCGGGATGAATTGGTTAAAGAAGCACCAAGCTGTATTGGATTGCCACAGAGCACGTGTGCATCTCTCGAGACCGGAGGGGAAGATAACATTTCAAGGCGTAAAAATGGGTGGAGGGTTTTCCATCATATCCATGATGCAACCTGAGGAGCTGATAGAGAAAGGAAATGATGCCTTTCTAGCTACGATTTCTGTAGTGGGGGAGGAGATGGAGCTTGGAGTTGATAATATTCCTATAGTGGCAGAGTATGCGGACGTCTTTGAGTCTTTAAAAGGACCGCTGTCTTTGAGTCTttaa